The genomic window atgagTTCTAAAATTGATctattaaagtaaaaaaatattccACCTCCAAATTATCTTATAAATCTTAATATTATAATAATCATCTATACACCTAATAAATTGAATATCCAACTATTATTAACTATGTATTAATAAATCGAATCAAGAGAAATAATCATCCAATTAAAAACAATTAACATAATCATCTACATCCctattaaattgaacatccaatatatttattattcacattatttaatattcttATTATCTACctatattaaaaataaacatGCTAGAGTTAgtaattaataagaaaaatttcCCAACAAAGAATAACGCTACTACTGTAATACCCTTTTTTTTGTAATGAAATACAAACTATTAGAAGTTTATCTTTTAATTCCATATAACGTAACAAGttttaactaataaaatatagTACATGCGTCAAATTTTGTAAAGATTCAAAGCattgaaattatatatttttttaatagataTGTGATAAATCAAATTGTATTGTCCGTAACAAGTATTATCTAGTTAACCTATTTTGTTGCTGGGTAAAACATGAATCACGCATCCTTATCCGCTTGATAACTAATGATTGGAGTTTGTTAGTAGATAATAATTTtggtaaataatgtgaataatagattttaaaattgatttaataaaataaaaatatactacatttttaaattatttacctaaattttaatattaaaataattatctacacatttaataaattaaatattcaatatattcattttttatttagtatttttattgtctacTCATACTTTTTTCCAATGATTATTGTTGCCCTTTTTCAACCAACAACGTTGGCTATTTTGGATTTGGGGAAAATAACGCAAGTCATTTTTGGACTTTGTCGTTGATTTATGCATTGCGAGACATCAATGAATTAGGAATATTTGCATGCATTTCGTATCGTTGATTATATTATTGGTTCCATCACATATCTGATGGCTGAATTTATGTATATTTTTAAGATATAGCATTCGAAATCTTTTTGGATATATAACTAAAAAATagatagaaattaaaagagagaggGGTTGTgaatagaaaattaaacataAGCTAGCATAAAATCTCCGAATGATAttgttgtattttttaaaaatgaaaaacaaaataatgtTGATTATTACATATGTTTTGgcttattgcattttaattttaaaaagctaCGCGTCTAATGTAAGTGATCCCATTTGACCTTTTCCACCTTGCAGTAGTTTTCCAGATCAAAGTGGGGACAGATTTGTAAAATAAAGAACAGTACAAAGACAACACAATCTATAGTTTTGTAGACCTTACATTTGGCATTTTATCTTGCGGTGGGAATCTCATACAAGATATATACGAGATTTGTCTTGCACCTGTAAAAATCGGCCAAAAAAATTTGGTACCAAGATATTTTTACGTTATGCCTCAACATGAAACTGGAGTGTTATGTCTCGTTATAGTGGGTCAGACTTTCTTACTAACTACGAAAaggttaaatatatattttttaaattaaaataaaagtttctcacatagagagagagagaggagatttaaattttttttaagaaattctGACAACTTTTATCACTAATAGTGAGAaagctttttttaaaaaataaataaaagcaatCTCCTTAGTTGGAgaagtttaaatttttttctccGGTTAAAAAATGAATATGCATAGTGTGAGAAGAAAGTGATAGGATATTTTTTTAGCTATtcgaaaaaaaagcaaaaagttCATTTTACCAGGATGATTTAacatatttaattttttgttataggTCAAATAGTAATAGTTTAATATTATTTACATCTAAATTTACTGTTTTGTagcgaaaaataattaaaatattattttttctctGTATAAAGGATTACACAGCAGAATGAAAAAACTAAGACACTtatactttcttttttttagaattgtattttatagtatttctttctttctttaactTCAACGTTACAGAGATTTTTAGTTTAGATaagtgtaataattttttttgtaggaGTAATACAAGGcagaactttttctttttaatattgtattacTAGAAGTGAAATCCTTCATCATGAACCAAACTATGTGTTGAGCACAACTATGGCCATTTACAAAACGTCAGTGACGTTTTGTGTTtcttcaattaaaataatattttttattacaaaacgtcAGCGACGTTTTGTTCTTTcatgattaaaaaattttttttatcgcaAAACGTCAACGACGTTTTGTGTTACTACCACAACCGTGTAGAACACCAAAATgatcaaatatttttgtatttcacattaaaattattcatatataaaaattttagccaTACAAGGCAATGTGAATTTAGTGGTACATTTTGATAATGAAATTATATCATATACAACTAAAGGTGTCAAATTTAGTTTGGTGGCGGTGTTGGATAGTGTGCTAAATAATATAGTGGGAGAGGTGAATACTGTGACAATGACGGAGACGAATAATGCAAAAGATAGTCTTGTGGTGGAGGTAGATAGTGCAGTGGGTAGTGTGGTAATAGTTTAATTTGGGGCGAATAATGttattgtggtggtggttgttgtggcGAGGTTGGTTGTTGTGCATCAAACGGATTAACCTAAACTTTATCACATACAATCAAATGATTATCAAACTATCCTCTATACTAACCAGTGTATTTAGTAATGGGTGAATAAGAATCTGTATAAAAACTATCAATGATATAATGGTGTCGGTTGACACCTACTACCTTGTGATTCAGTcgctatatatataatattttctcTGGTCGATGTTTTGTTCACCGTACAATCTTATGTTATGATCTTGCTTCAAATCTTTTGTCAGGCTTGATATATGTTGTGGATAGCCAAATTGCCGACGAACTTAAACaattgattctattctatgatctCAAAGTTGATCAAGGGGTCAACAACGATCCATATCTATCTCATGATGAtcgtatatatattatatatgacaCTTCATATTGGATTGAATGTACGAAAGTCATAGAAACTACATTAGAATGTTACACTTAATAACTACACAAGGATATTAATTGTTATTATAATTCAATGTTCTTAGTTATTACCACACTAGATTGCATATCATCAAACATCTACCTTACACGTGCTACTTTCAATGCTCTATGATTCTGGTGTTGCCTCCAATTATTTCACCTGAAAATATTAAGCTCCCTAAttagaaatataagaaaaaattaTTTAACATATAATATACAATTTAttgataataattatatttttcacGTGAAAATACAATTTTACTTCCGTGCCAACAGAAAGACTCCACCTAGAAGAATGGGTGCGGGAATCAGAGCTAGTAATGACATTCGTTCCCATATACCCAGACACGCAATAATATTAGTGGGTCATCCATCTCCTTCGTATCATTTCGCGAGATCTGACGACAAGGACTTATATAGATATGCTAAACAGACCGATCTCCAATTATAAAAcctgattttcgaaaaattcctCAACAGGGAGCAAGTAGTATTTGCAACTCACCATTGACGTTGACTTGTCAAGAAACAAAATGATCCCAATCAGGCAAAATATGTGACATCGGACATATCATTGCATAGACTCTAGAGTGTGTAATGCCTCCGTATTACAGATTTGTCTGATTCATAATAGTTTGATCGCACTAAATACATGATTATTTTCGTCTAACGATATCCTAAAGTTGGCCACGTATTCGTCGACCAAGTAAACAAAATTATTGTTCGTTCTTCTACTTACAGTACAACCGTCGATCGAGAGACCAAAGATGTGTGCCGCATCTTCCTGTGTGATTGTGCATTCACTAACTAGAAGCTAAGATGAAATACGTGTCTCAGATTGCCATCTGTATATTAATGTTATTATTAGGGGTGATTTACATTTTACTATTTCTATTTGAGATAAGTAATAGAAATTGATTTTCTGTAATGCATCAGTCACCAAATAGTTATACCATTATGATGGAACCAATTTTCTCAATTTTAAAATTCTCGTCGCCTGGAtatgaatcaaaataaaaaaaattagactaACATACAACGAAAATTATAggaattatatatttatatatactattaatattaattttattataaNNNNNNNNNNNNNNNNNNNNNNTTATATACTTAGTAAATTTTATATAACAATATATTTAgcataaatatattaatataagAGAAGTGTTACACATACAAGTTATTTTGGTTTATAAGTCATACAAGTTGGGCCAAACCCAACAAAAAAAACGCTCACCCATACGAGCGTGTCAACACGCGCGCTACTCAATGGTTTCCGTAGCGCGCTTCgcattcttcctcctcctcctcctcctcctcttccttcttctcctctttcttctttgtGTTTCTGCTCCTTTTTCTTCACGTGTTTCATCTTCATTCATCGTCGTTTTTTTACTACTGTTAttgttgctgtatttttttcccttcttctctttctattgattttgcaatattatgttttttattttgtttgattttttctcccaagaagaattatgagaatataaaataagaagaagaagaagaagtagcagaaaATGAGAAAGcggaagagaaagagttttgaattatgcacaGAATAAAAATACATCCAAATATTCGTgctacacccaaatatctttgtgttacacctaaatttgctgcaaatacagaaaaatatttcttttaatgttacatttttttcttctgagttgaaccacacctcagccacttgattggattcaaagcAATAATCAAGTTCGTTCTAATCCAATTGATAATctaaacttgaattattcattatcttcaacaacgagataattGATGAtggaggaaaaagagaaaaagaaaggaggaaaaaaaattttaatgaaaaaagaaggaagaagaggaggaagaggatgaggacgataacgaaaaaaaaaagaagtgcagtaataataagaagaagaacGTGTAATAACCATACAAAGTGCGTGAATATAACGGTTACAGGTAGAGAATAATtcttaatataaatatattttattagcataaatatataaaatattttaatattaatgaaTATAATAACTTTTATATTCNNNNNNNNNNNNNNNNNNNNNNNNNNNNNNNNNNTCATTATAAAAaccaaattatattaatattaatatgatATACAATAATGTTAGTtacttagaaagaaaaaaaaagtacatgCATAAAAATACATTGCTCATTGAGTCATAGAGTTATTAGGATATATTCTTCATGTTTTTATATGTCAATATGTCATACAAGCAAATGAGCAAGTTTTATGGGAGATGTGCGTGTCTAATGTCTGACATGATAAAATCACTAATTGGATTTACGAGGTGAAGTTGAGCATGATGGATggtatattattgagtgtattcaagttgtttATGTAAGTTATCTATTCAAGTTATGtcgaatgatacaatataaaagaatATTTATAGTGGCTAgaagaatcgtaataataaagacgtaatattctataataaatattcagatatactaaataattctaattcatcctaattatattctaacaacaCATATGCATACAAATAAATAGAATGCTTTATTTGAACGGCATGATCAGAAAATAAACATGGTACGTACTTATGGTGATTTTATTTGACAAATTAAGGGATTATTGTACTGatacaataatttaaaaagaaaaacacgGAGCAGATACAAGTTGCAGGGTTTGATGATACACTAGTACGGATCAGTAGTGTTGTTGATCAATATTCAATAGCAGTTGGCGTAAATTTGTGAGGAGATCATGGAGTGTCATGGTGTAAGCATCTCCCATCTTGGCAATGATGGTAATACCCAGAGTCGAATTCCCAAATGGCAAAACGCTGCTCCCGGTCACACTCAGATGAAGATTTTCAAGCTGCTCCAATATCTTCACCTCAATTCCATTCTCCTTTTCGCAGTGGATCTCAATCAGcacctccttctccttctccagcATTCTTGCTTCAACATCTGGGAGCACTTGTTTTTCCTCCTTGCTACGCCAATCCTccacttcttcctcctcctcctcctcctcctcctcgctgGTGCTGTCTTCGTTGTTCCGACACAACAGCTGAGTCTTGTTGAGGAATATGACTGGCTCTGTTGGGCCCCTCTTATTATCATTGTTCCGCTTTTCCAGCTCCCTCACACGTTCTTGAAGCTGTTTCACGTAATTGATGGCTTCCCCAAGTATAGAAGCCTTGTCCGTCTACACATACATATACATAGTGATCATGAGAAATTACTAGCTAGAACTAACACTACTTATCTATTGTTAAGTAAGGTGATCGAACAACGTAGCAACTACTAACTACTATCTAATATATTAATACAACATGATCTACTTAATTAGTCCGCTAATAACCTGTGATAGTATCTCTTTGGTacaatttattatattatattatagggCGTCATGTCGGGTTATGTTATCTGGCACATGTGATGTGATGATATTATTCTTACTTTTAATAATCCATTTTTGTTTTATTCTATCTCTACTCTCTAGATAGTACATTTTTAACATTTCTGCAACTGGTCTTTTGTTGAAAATAGCAAGACCCGCCGTCTTGATGCTTGTGAAGATCCAGAATATGAATTCCATTCTCTTATGGTGCAACTTATatggaattttaaattttaatgatgccatttaatttgaatttgcgAGTTTTaatcaactatatatatatacatctaaTAAACAATGATTATATAAAACAACTAAGATCTCGTATAGTATAGTAAAAGATTTGGATTCGTTCAATGCTGAGAGCTTAAGATAACAGGATCAAGTATATTTtatgatctttaaaatttttagtgCAGTTTGGTTCTCTTTGTTTCCAATTTCGGTAAAACAATTAAGAGTGATGCATGTATATATATCCGATTTGATTTAGGCGAATTATAGGAATAGGTAGGTTGAAATTGAGTAAGTGATGGGATAGTTATTAGGTACCTTCTTCAAGCCAGGAATAGTGGCGGAGAGTGCTATGAACATCTGGGTGAGTTGCTGTCTTCTTTTTCTCTCAGCCATGATGTGATCCACAATCTGAGAGTCGTTTCGACTCTTCTTTGCTAGTCCTGGNNNNNNNNNNNNNNNNNNNNNNNNNNNNNNNNNNNNNNNNNNNNNNNNNNNNNNNNNNNNNNNNNNNNNNNNNNNNNNNNNNNNNNNNNNNNNNNNNNNNNNNNNNNNNNNNNNNNNNNNNNNNNNNNNNNNNNNNNNNNNNNNNNNNNNNNNNNNNNNNNNNNNNNNNNNNNNNNNNNNNNNNNNNNNNNNNNNNNNNNNNNNNNNNNNNNNNNNNNNNNNNNNNNNNNNNNNNNNNNNNNNNNNNNNNNNNNNNNNNNNNNNNNNNNNNNNNNNNNNNNNNNNNNNNNNNNNNNNNNNNNNNNNNNNNNNNNNNNNNNNNNNNNNNNNNNNNNNNNNNNNNNNNNNNNNNNNNNNNNNNNNNNNNNNNNNNNNNNNNNNNNNNNNNNNNNNNNNNNNNNNNNNNNNNNNNNNNNNNNNNNNNNNNNNNNNNNNNNNNNNNNNNNNNNNNNNNNNNNNNNNNNNNNNNNNNNNNNNNNNNNNNNNNNNNNNNNNNNNNNNNNNNNNNNNNNNNNNNNNNNNNNNNNNNNNNNNNNNNNNNNNNNNNNNNNNNNNNNNNNNNNNNNNNNNNNNNNNNNNNNNNNNNNNNNNNNNNNNNNNNNNNNNNNNNNNNNNNNNNNNNNNNNNNNNNNNNNNNNNNNNNNNNNNNNNNNNNNNNNNNNNNNNNNNNNNNNNNNNNNNNNNNNNNNNNNNNNNNNNNNNNNNNNNNNNNNNNNNNNNNNNNNNNNNNNNNNNNNNNNNNNNNNNNNNNNNNNNNNNNNNNNNNNNNNNNNNNNNNNNNNNNNNNNNNNNNNNNNNNNNNNNNNNNNNNNNNNNNNNNNNNNNNNNNNNNNNNNNNNNNNNNNNNNNNNNNNNNNNNNNNNNNNNNNNNNNNNNNNNNNNNNNNNNNNNNNNNNNNNNNNNNNNNNNNNNNNNNNNNNNNNNNNNNNNNNNNNNNNNNNNNNNNNNNNNNNNNNNNNNNNNNNNNNNNNNNNNNNNNNNNNNNNNNNNNNNNNNNNNNNNNNNNNNNNNNNNNNNNNNNNNNNNNNNNNNNNNNNNNNNNNNNNNNNNNNNNNNNNNNNNNNNNNNNNNNNNNNNNNNNNNNNNNNNNNNNNNNNNNNNNNNNNNNNNNNNNNNNNNNNNNNNNNNNNNNNNNNNNNNNNNNNNNNNNNNNNNNNNNNNNNNNNNNNNNNNNNNNNNNNNNNNNNNNNNNNNNNNNNNNNNNNNNNNNNNNNNNNNNNNNNNNNNNNNNNNNNNNNNNNNNNNNNNNNNNNNNNNNNNNNNNNNNNNNNNNNNNNNNNNNNNNNNNNNNNNNNNNNNNNNNNNNNNNNNNNNNNNNNNNNNNNNNNNNNNNNNNNNNNNNNNNNNNNNNNNNNNNNNNNNNNNNNNNNNNNNNNNNNNNNNNNNNNNNNNNNNNNNNNNNNNNNNNNNNNNNNNNNNNNNNNNNNNNNNNNNNNNNNNNNNNNNNNNNNNNNNNNNNNNNNNNNNNNNNNNNNNNNNNNNNNNNNNNNNNNNNNNNNNNNNNNNNNNNNNNNNNNNNNNNNNNNNNNNNNNNNNNNNNNNNNNNNNNNNNNNNNNNNNNNNNNNNNNNNNNNNNNNNNNNNNNNNNNNNNNNNNNNNNNNNNNNNNNNNNNNNNNNNNNNNNNNNNNNNNNNNNNNNNNNNNNNNNNNNNNNNNNNNNNNNNNNNNNNNNNNNNNNNNNNNNNNNNNNNNNNNNNNNNNNNNNNNNNNNNNNNNNNNNNNNNNNNNNNNNNNNNNNNNNNNNNNNNNNNNNNNNNNNNNNNNNNNNNNNNNNNNNNNNNNNNNNNNNNNNNNNNNNNNNNNNNNNNNNNNNNNNNNNNNNNNNNNNNNNNNNNNNNNNNNNNNNNNNNNNNNNNNNNNNNNNNNNNNNNNNNNNNNNNNNNNNNNNNNNNNNNNNNNNNNNNNNNNNNNNNNNNNNNNNNNNNNNccttttttcctctttttcctcCGTGCTCTCCGCCGTGCCGGTGGTGACGAGATCCACAGTAGAATGATTGTCACTAAAATCCGGTGGCATCTGCAGGATTTCTCTGAGGAAATCGTCATCATAATCAGGTGGCTTCTGGCACGATAAGAAGAACTCTGCTATGGCAGGTATTATGGTTGAGTTATCGAAGGAGAGAATGAATGTTCTGGGCCTTTTTTCCTCCGTGCTCTCCGCCGTGCCGGTGGTGACGAGATCCACAGTAGAATGATTGTCACTAAAATCCGGTGGCATCTGCAGGATTTCTCTGAGGAAATCGTCATCATAATCAGGTGGCTTCTGGCACTGCTCCAATGATAAGAAGAAATCTCCATCATCATGGTGCTCTATTTCCTGTACGTATATATGTGCTTCTTATTAACAATTACTTTTAACAAATAATAAAACTATATAATACTAGCACTTTTCTCTTAGCTTATTATATTATACTATACTAGTTCTAGTTCAGTTGGTTGTAATTACCGTGTGTAGAGGCCAGTTCTCCCAACACTGCTCCAttcttatttttaattacaaGAAAGTGAGTGTGTTTGTTTTGTGGtatgaagggaagaagaagaaggatgtAAAGGAGGGTAGAGAGAATGAGGATGATATATGTGGAGAGGGAAGGGAGGGAAACTCGTTTATGATGCAGTATGATGAGGATGGATTCGGTGAAATGATTGAGGAAGGCAGGGGTCTGTGGTGGGGGACCATGCTTGTCATGTAAGAGGCACTTCATTTAATCAAAAACACATTAAGAGACCACATGGgacctcttcttcctctacacaCACCAACCACGCCCCCCTTTATTACTTTTCTATCTCACTCAGTAactattacttttcttttctgaatcaaacacacacacacactctttTTCTAGGGTACTTGCATCCAAGGATCGTTATTCTTGAAAATAAGCAACAAGTTACAAGGCTACAGTGGACCATCATTAATATGCACATCGCGGTGGACGAGCCTCACATGGGAGCATCCCTCTCCCAAAATGCTCTGTTTTAGTTTTGTCTcattggatattttttttatttatataaatagaaAGCCAAAATGAGTAGCATTCACAGTTCTgtcagaaataaataaataacacagGTGACCAAGTCCCGGAGTAGCATCTTGTAAAACCAGTATCCCTCTAACTATATATAAAATTCACTTCATTCATGAAAAGATTCACCGTTATGCCACGCACTGATGAAGTAATATTCTAagtttctatttctattttaaaCTTATGGTAAGGGCTAGTGCTTTTTATTAGTTGTGTATCTTCATGGACTACTAGTAATGAGTACATGTAGATATTCCTATATGGAAAAGTTTAACTTATCCATTCATTCAGATTAACACTCTCTCGTTCTCACAGTTATTGTAATCTAGCTGTAGCCATCTCTTGTTATACTTACGTTTTTACATGGTTAATTGGAAAACATCTTATTATGAGGCAGGAATATATATTGAAAACAGTAGtttctc from Arachis ipaensis cultivar K30076 chromosome B09, Araip1.1, whole genome shotgun sequence includes these protein-coding regions:
- the LOC107614618 gene encoding transcription factor bHLH18, which codes for MEQCWENWPLHTEIEHHDDGDFFLSLEQCQKPPDYDDDFLREILQMPPDFSDNHSTVDLVTTGTAESTEEKRPRTFILSFDNSTIIPAIAEFFLSCQKPPDYDDDFLREILQMPPDFSDNHSTVDLVTTGTAERLAKKSRNDSQIVDHIMAERKRRQQLTQMFIALSATIPGLKKTDKASILGEAINYVKQLQERVRELEKRNNDNKRGPTEPVIFLNKTQLLCRNNEDSTSEEEEEEEEEEVEDWRSKEEKQVLPDVEARMLEKEKEVLIEIHCEKENGIEVKILEQLENLHLSVTGSSVLPFGNSTLGITIIAKMGDAYTMTLHDLLTNLRQLLLNIDQQHY